The Sporichthyaceae bacterium genome includes a region encoding these proteins:
- a CDS encoding YciI family protein: MAEWIYFLHPPRHDFAATMTEDERLVFGAHFEHLQRLLADGSLILAGPTLGETNTGICVFEADDEAAATAIMNADPVVAQGLCIGELRPFRASLLRGRG, translated from the coding sequence ATGGCGGAGTGGATCTACTTTCTGCATCCGCCGCGCCACGACTTCGCCGCGACCATGACCGAGGACGAGCGCCTCGTCTTCGGCGCGCACTTCGAGCACCTGCAGCGGCTACTGGCCGACGGCAGCCTGATTCTGGCCGGCCCCACCCTGGGCGAGACCAATACAGGTATATGCGTGTTCGAGGCCGATGACGAGGCCGCGGCGACCGCGATCATGAACGCCGACCCGGTTGTCGCGCAGGGCCTTTGCATTGGCGAACTGCGCCCGTTCCGTGCCTCGCTGCTGCGAGGTCGCGGCTAG
- a CDS encoding DUF5130 family protein gives MLAGDAFSPRQREDIVRAIQRAERASGLRFSVYVGAAEGPPRPYAKRLHGELGAEAADSVLIFVDPAARHLEIITGGRARRWVDDRACALASMSMTSAFAAGNLAGGIAQGLQVLGEHARHPQSLHTL, from the coding sequence GTGCTCGCTGGTGACGCGTTCTCCCCGCGCCAGCGCGAGGACATCGTGCGGGCCATCCAGCGTGCGGAGCGGGCCAGTGGTTTGCGCTTCTCGGTGTACGTCGGCGCCGCGGAGGGTCCGCCGCGGCCGTATGCCAAACGTCTGCACGGCGAGCTCGGTGCGGAGGCGGCGGATTCTGTGCTGATCTTCGTGGACCCGGCGGCGCGGCATTTGGAGATCATCACCGGTGGCCGGGCGCGGCGCTGGGTGGACGATCGGGCGTGTGCGCTGGCCTCGATGAGCATGACCTCGGCGTTCGCCGCGGGGAATTTGGCGGGCGGGATCGCCCAGGGCCTGCAGGTGCTGGGGGAGCACGCCCGACACCCGCAGTCCTTGCACACTCTCTGA